One stretch of Cohnella algarum DNA includes these proteins:
- a CDS encoding M20 family metallopeptidase — protein MTMPLGLDEERIAALASHLIRFETTTPERINACADYCADWLEQGGVNVKVYENQGLKSVVASVGSGLPVIMLNGHLDVVPGEPDDFAPRVENGRLYGRGSYDMLGAVASMMVLMTELAKDVPDCTVKLALVPDEESGGERGTGYLVEQGEVGDIAICGEPTDLNIALQAKGILQLVVEATGVAAHGSRPWLGKNAILEALRHYEKIASMRIFEESTPYFERPSLNLAKIQAGTVFNQVPDRCTFGVDIRYLPGQKADDLLRMIRQALPDAEIKVHFHGYPVDTTAEHKLVRKLQAIAGTSFFGQDGSADTRFYALHGIPAVEFGPAGAHHHGPGEYADIPSLGRYKQILKQFIKQAKDDRHEIQG, from the coding sequence ATGACAATGCCACTCGGACTGGACGAAGAGCGAATCGCCGCTCTGGCCAGCCATCTGATCCGGTTCGAAACGACGACGCCCGAGCGGATCAACGCATGCGCCGATTATTGCGCGGACTGGTTGGAACAAGGGGGTGTGAACGTTAAAGTTTACGAGAATCAAGGCCTGAAAAGCGTAGTGGCCTCCGTCGGATCGGGGTTGCCCGTCATCATGCTGAACGGCCACCTGGACGTCGTGCCCGGAGAGCCCGACGACTTCGCGCCTCGCGTGGAAAACGGCAGACTGTACGGCCGGGGCAGCTATGACATGCTGGGAGCCGTCGCCAGCATGATGGTGCTGATGACGGAACTGGCGAAGGACGTGCCGGATTGCACCGTCAAGCTTGCGCTCGTGCCCGACGAAGAGAGCGGGGGCGAGAGGGGGACGGGCTATCTGGTCGAGCAGGGAGAGGTAGGAGATATCGCCATCTGCGGGGAGCCGACGGATCTGAACATCGCGCTGCAAGCCAAAGGCATTCTCCAGCTCGTCGTCGAGGCGACGGGCGTCGCCGCCCACGGAAGCCGGCCTTGGCTCGGCAAAAACGCGATACTCGAAGCGCTGCGGCACTACGAGAAAATCGCTTCGATGCGAATATTCGAAGAGAGCACGCCTTACTTCGAACGTCCGTCGCTCAATCTCGCCAAAATTCAGGCAGGTACGGTGTTCAATCAGGTGCCGGACCGCTGTACGTTCGGCGTCGATATCCGTTATTTGCCCGGCCAGAAGGCGGACGACCTGCTTCGGATGATCCGGCAGGCGCTGCCCGACGCCGAGATCAAGGTCCATTTTCACGGCTACCCGGTCGACACGACGGCGGAGCACAAGCTCGTCCGAAAACTGCAGGCCATCGCCGGAACTTCCTTTTTCGGACAAGACGGCTCTGCCGATACCCGGTTTTACGCTCTGCATGGCATTCCGGCCGTCGAGTTCGGACCGGCGGGCGCCCATCACCACGGCCCCGGCGAATATGCGGACATTCCGTCCCTTGGCCGCTACAAGCAAATTCTGAAGCAATTCATTAAACAAGCAAAGGATGATAGGCATGAAATTCAAGGATAA
- a CDS encoding SDR family NAD(P)-dependent oxidoreductase produces the protein MKFKDKVVIVTGAGSGNGRSIALRFLKEGAKVVIADISEEGARQTAELAPEPANAAVVLADVTRKADVERMIRTTVETFGGLDILVNNAGIVAFTEFLELSEEEWDKVHNVNLKAPFLCSQAAAKAMIEAGVKGRIVNITSVEAHRIVSSSGHCQPHYNSSKGGLNLLTKAMALELARYGITVNAVAPGVVETPFTAKGLENPDVKAWVLERIPAGRIAVPDDIANAVLFLAQPESEYVTGTTVFVDGGWTIH, from the coding sequence ATGAAATTCAAGGATAAGGTCGTCATTGTCACGGGAGCGGGATCCGGCAACGGACGTTCGATTGCGCTGCGTTTTCTGAAGGAAGGAGCGAAAGTCGTCATCGCGGATATCTCGGAAGAGGGCGCGCGGCAGACGGCGGAGCTTGCGCCCGAACCGGCGAATGCGGCAGTCGTCCTGGCCGACGTGACTCGAAAAGCCGATGTGGAGCGGATGATCCGGACGACGGTCGAAACGTTCGGCGGACTCGATATTTTGGTCAACAATGCCGGCATCGTCGCGTTTACGGAATTTCTGGAACTCTCCGAGGAGGAGTGGGACAAGGTTCACAACGTCAATCTGAAGGCGCCGTTCCTCTGCTCCCAGGCGGCCGCCAAGGCGATGATCGAGGCGGGCGTCAAAGGCAGAATCGTCAATATCACCTCCGTTGAGGCCCATCGCATCGTTTCGAGCAGCGGACACTGCCAGCCGCACTACAATTCCTCCAAAGGCGGCCTGAACCTTTTGACAAAGGCGATGGCGCTCGAACTGGCCCGTTACGGAATTACGGTCAACGCCGTTGCGCCAGGCGTCGTCGAAACGCCGTTCACGGCGAAGGGACTGGAGAATCCGGACGTTAAGGCCTGGGTGCTTGAACGCATTCCGGCGGGTCGGATCGCGGTGCCCGACGATATCGCCAATGCCGTGCTGTTTCTGGCGCAGCCCGAATCCGAATATGTAACGGGCACGACCGTGTTTGTAGACGGCGGCTGGACGATTCATTAA